A window of the Procambarus clarkii isolate CNS0578487 chromosome 19, FALCON_Pclarkii_2.0, whole genome shotgun sequence genome harbors these coding sequences:
- the LOC138366252 gene encoding collagen alpha-2(IV) chain-like, with product MPGVSGQDNMSSVIGQDNIPSVSGQDNMPSVSGQDNMPSVSGQDNMPSVIGQNNMPSVSGQDNMPSVIGQDNMPSVSGQDNMPSVIGQVNMPSVIGQDNMPSVSGQDNMPSVIGQVNMPSVIGQDNMPSVIGQDNMPSVIGQDNMPSVIGQDNMPSVIGQDNMPSVCGQDNMPSVIGQDNMPRVIGQDKDNMSSVIRQDNMPSVSGQDNMPSVTGQDNMPSVIGQDNMPSVIGQDNMPSVCGQDNMPSVIGQDNMPSVIGQDNMPRVIGQDKDNMSSVIGQDNMPRVIGQDNMRSVSGQDNIPGVIGQDNIPSVIGQDNMPSVSGQVNIPSVIGQDNMPSFSEQVNIPSVIGQVNISSFSGEVNIPSVIGQVNIPSFSGEVNIPSVIGQVNISSFSGEVNIPSVIGQVNISSFSGEVNMPSVIGQDNMPSFSEQDNIPSFSGQDNIPSVIGEVNIPSFSEQDNMPSVIGQDNIPSVIGQDSMPSIIGQDNMPSFSGQDNIPSVIGQVNIPSVIGQVNIPSFIGQVNIASFSGQVNIPSVIGQDNMPSVIGQDNMPSFSGQDNMPSFSGQDNIPRVIGQVNIPSFIGQVNIPSVIGQVNIASFCGQVNIPSVIGQDNMPSVIGQDNIPSVSGQDNMPSVIGQDNMPSFSGEVNIPCVIGQVNLPSFIGQVNIPSVIGQVNISSVIGQDNMPSVIGQDNMPSFSGEVNIPSVIGQANMPSFSGQVNIPSVIGQDNMPSVIGQDNMPSVIGQDNMPSVIGQGNIPSVIGQDNMPSVIGQDNMPSVIGQDNMPSVIGQDNMPSVIGQDNMPSVIGQDNIPSVIGQGNMPSVIGQDNIPSVSGQDNMPSVIGQGNIPSVIEQDNMPSVIGQDNIPSVIGQGNIPSVIEQDNMPSVIGQDNIPSVSGQDNIPSVSGQDNMPSVIGQDNVPSVIGEGNIPSVIEQDNMPSVIGQDNIPSVSGQDNMPSVIGQDNVTSVIGQDNIPCVSGQDNVPSVIGQDNIPSVSGQDNIPSVKEQVNVPSVSGQARKPPRGLFPRELFYNERYDVRFEFDKELIDWERNTSGKVSEAVGGYPFSGDPDWSIISDDADWFAIREDTDWFTIRKDTDWSTISEDADGSINSEDADWFAISEDADRSTISEDSDWSTISEDADVSIISEDSDWFAISEDADGSSVSDAGTSVSVVRSSVSEDSGTIVSEEADCCTVSGDEWSTVSEDGGSTHSKEADGFTVSEHYESTVSRQASIPSLSDPFITEGNDYLYNFDIGLFDTEQNIDLPDSGQATGQAPAPSVSKPASQPSDSKPTTKQDINPSAQRSFSRKARREYTDYPRNYVGKDSFIEFLNKFTVRKTASKMRKKYYICQKALKEAYIAYCLIHGKLIGCPINTGRHLSYCGIKANRKVGPASFQMNCYTGIQWLDCVKVHSRTLDIPITLDRETARRNVLGGGTKIRLPVQGSCKASSKGEQKYSESQGPREHTSETHASKPKISETYVYRARSSREQMPEAYTLVVQLPRAYVHEAQVPGTSTSEAQVPGTSTSEAQVPGTSTSEAQVPGTSTSGAQVPGTSTSEAQVPGTSTSEAQVPGTSTSGAQVHGTSTSEAQVPGTSTSEAQVPGTSVSEAQVPGTSASEAQVPGTSTSEAQVPGTSASEAQVPGTSASEAQVPGTSASEAQVPGTSASGAQVPGTSTSEAQVPGTSASEAQVPGTSASEAQVPGTTTLEAQVPGTTTSGAQVPGTSASEAQVPGTSASEAQVPGTSASEAQVPGTSASEAQVPGTTTSEAQVPGTSTSEAQVPGTSASEAQVPGTSTSEAQVPGTSTSEAQVPGTTTSEAQVPGTPTSEAQVPGTPTSGVQLPGTLTQVPVTQIPGVYVFGAPTCESELPGARPS from the coding sequence ATGCCCGGTGTTAGTGGGCAAGACAACATGTCCAGTGTTATTGGTCAAGACAACATACCCAGTGTTAGTGGGCAAGACAACATGCCCAGTGTTAGTGGGCAAGACAACATGCCCAGTGTTAGTGGGCAAGACAACATGCCCAGTGTCATTGGTCAAAACAACATGCCCAGTGTTAGTGGGCAAGACAACATGCCCAGTGTTATTGGTCAAGACAACATGCCCAGTGTTAGTGGGCAAGACAACATGCCCAGTGTTATTGGACAAGTCAACATGCCCAGTGTTATTGGACAAGACAACATGCCCAGTGTTAGTGGTCAAGACAACATGCCCAGTGTTATTGGACAAGTCAACATGCCCAGTGTTATTGGACAAGACAACATGCCCAGTGTTATTGGACAAGACAACATGCCCAGTGTTATTGGACAAGACAACATGCCCAGTGTTATTGGACAAGACAACATGCCCAGTGTTATTGGACAAGACAACATGCCCAGTGTTTGTGGTCAAGACAACATGCCCAGTGTTATTGGACAAGACAACATGCCCAGGgttattggtcaagacaaagacaACATGTCCAGTGTAATTCGTCAAGACAACATGCCCAGTGTTAGCGGGCAAGACAACATGCCTAGTGTTACTGGTCAAGACAACATGCCCAGTGTTATTGGTCAAGACAACATGCCCAGTGTTATTGGACAAGACAACATGCCCAGTGTTTGTGGTCAAGACAACATGCCCAGTGTTATTGGACAAGACAACATGCCCAGTGTTATTGGACAAGACAACATGCCCAGGgttattggtcaagacaaagacaACATGTCCAGTGTAATTGGTCAAGACAACATGCCCAGGGTTATTGGTCAAGACAACATGCGCAGTGTTAGTGGTCAAGACAACATACCCGGTGTTATTGGACAAGACAACATACCCAGTGTTATTGGTCAAGACAACATGCCCAGTGTTAGTGGACAAGTCAACATACCCAGTGTTATTGGACAAGACAACATGCCCAGTTTTAGTGAACAAGTCAACATACCCAGTGTTATTGGTCAGGTCAACATATCCAGTTTTAGTGGAGAAGTCAACATACCCAGTGTTATTGGTCAGGTCAACATACCCAGTTTTAGTGGAGAAGTCAACATACCCAGTGTTATTGGTCAGGTCAACATATCCAGTTTTAGTGGAGAAGTCAACATACCCAGTGTTATTGGTCAGGTCAACATATCCAGTTTTAGTGGAGAAGTCAACATGCCCAGTGTTATTGGACAAGACAACATGCCCAGTTTTAGTGAACAAGACAACATTCCCAGTTTTAGTGGACAAGACAACATACCCAGTGTTATTGGAGAAGTCAACATACCCAGTTTTAGTGAACAAGACAACATGCCCAGCGTTATTGGACAAGACAACATACCCAGTGTTATTGGTCAAGACAGCATGCCCAGTATTATTGGACAAGACAACATGCCCAGTTTTAGTGGACAAGACAACATACCCAGTGTTATTGGTCAGGTCAACATACCCAGTGTTATTGGACAGGTCAACATACCCAGTTTTATTGGACAAGTCAACATAGCCAGTTTTAGTGGACAAGTCAACATACCCAGTGTTATTGGTCAAGACAACATGCCCAGTGTTATTGGGCAAGACAACATGCCCAGTTTTAGTGGACAAGACAACATGCCCAGTTTTAGTGGACAAGACAACATACCCCGTGTTATTGGACAGGTCAACATACCCAGTTTTATTGGACAAGTCAACATACCCAGTGTTATTGGACAAGTCAACATAGCCAGTTTTTGTGGACAAGTCAACATACCCAGTGTTATTGGTCAAGACAACATGCCCAGTGTTATTGGACAAGACAACATACCCAGTGTTAGTGGACAAGACAACATGCCCAGTGTTATTGGACAAGACAACATGCCCAGTTTTAGCGGAGAAGTCAACATACCCTGTGTTATTGGACAGGTCAACTTACCCAGTTTTATTGGACAAGTCAACATACCCAGTGTTATTGGTCAGGTCAACATATCCAGTGTTATTGGACAAGACAACATGCCCAGTGTTATTGGACAAGACAACATGCCCAGTTTTAGTGGAGAAGTCAACATACCCAGTGTTATTGGACAAGCCAACATGCCCAGTTTTAGTGGACAAGTCAACATACCCAGTGTTATTGGTCAAGACAACATGCCCAGTGTTATTGGACAAGACAACATGCCCAGTGTTATTGGACAAGACAACATGCCCAGTGTTATTGGACAAGGCAACATACCCAGTGTTATTGGTCAAGACAACATGCCAAGTGTTATTGGACAAGACAACATGCCCAGTGTTATTGGACAAGACAACATGCCCAGTGTTATTGGACAAGACAACATGCCCAGTGTTATTGGACAAGACAACATGCCCAGTGTTATTGGACAAGACAACATACCCAGTGTTATTGGACAAGGCAACATGCCGAGTGTTATTGGACAAGACAACATACCCAGTGTTAGTGGTCAAGACAACATGCCCAGTGTTATTGGACAAGGCAACATACCCAGTGTTATTGAACAAGACAACATGCCGAGTGTTATTGGACAAGACAACATACCCAGTGTTATTGGACAAGGCAACATACCCAGTGTTATTGAACAAGACAACATGCCGAGTGTTATTGGACAAGACAACATACCCAGTGTTAGTGGACAAGACAACATACCCAGTGTTAGTGGACAAGACAACATGCCCAGTGTTATTGGACAAGACaacgtgcccagtgttattggagAAGGCAACATACCCAGTGTTATTGAACAAGACAACATGCCCAGTGTTATTGGACAAGACAACATACCCAGTGTTAGTGGACAAGACAACATGCCCAGTGTTATTGGACAAGACAACGTGACCAGTGTTATTGGACAAGACAACATACCGTGTGTTAGTGGACAAGACaacgtgcccagtgttattggacAAGACAACATACCCAGTGTTAGTGGACAAGACAACATACCCAGTGTTAAGGAACAGGTCAACGTACCCAGTGTTAGCGGACAAGCCCGCAAACCTCCCAGAGGACTGTTTCCTAGAGAGTTGTTTTATAACGAAAGATACGACGTCAGATTTGAATTTGACAAAGAACTCATTGACTGGGAGCGAAACACAAGTGGAAAAGTCAGCGAAGCCGTTGGTGGGTACCCTTTCAGCGGAGACCCTGATTGGTCCATTATCAGCGATGACGCTGATTGGTTTGCTATCAGGGAAGACACTGATTGGTTCACTATCAGGAAAGACACTGATTGGTCCACTATCAGCGAAGACGCTGATGGGTCCATTAACAGCGAAGACGCTGATTGGTTCGCTATCAGCGAAGACGCTGATAGATCCACTATCAGCGAAGACTCTGATTGGTCCACTATCAGCGAAGACGCTGATGTGTCCATTATCAGCGAAGACTCTGATTGGTTCGCTATCAGCGAAGACGCTGATGGGTCTTCCGTAAGCGACGCTGGGACGAGTGTTAGCGTTGTTCGGTCCTCCGTCAGCGAAGATAGCGGGACCATTGTTAGCGAAGAAGCTGATTGCTGTACTGTCAGCGGAGATGAATGGTCCACCGTCAGTGAAGATGGTGGGTCCACTCATAGCAAAGAAGCTGATGGGTTCACTGTCAGCGAACATTATGAGTCAACTGTCAGCAGGCAAGCAAGCATACCCTCTCTCAGCGATCCATTTATCACCGAAGGAAACGACTATTTATATAACTTTGACATAGGACTCTTTGACACTGAACAAAATATAGACCTCCCTGACAGCGGTCAAGCCACCGGGCAAGCCCCCGCACCCTCGGTTAGTAAACCAGCCAGTCAACCCTCGGATAGTAAACCAACCACTAAGCAGGACATTAATCCCTCCGCTCAACGATCCTTTAGTCGAAAAGCCAGGAGAGAGTACACAGATTACCCACGTAACTACGTAGGAAAGGACAGCTTTATAGAGTTCTTGAATAAATTCACCGTTAGAAAGACAGCATCAAAGATGAGGAAAAAGTATTATATTTGTCAAAAAGCTCTAAAGGAAGCCTACATAGCCTACTGTCTGATTCACGGTAAGTTAATTGGATGTCCTATCAACACCGGTCGTCACCTTAGCTACTGTGGCATTAAGGCCAATAGAAAGGTGGGCCCTGCTTCGTTCCAGATGAATTGCTATACTGGTATACAATGGCTTGATTGTGTAAAAGTTCATTCAAGAACATTAGATATACCGATTACTCTCGATCGAGAGACCGCCAGGAGGAATGTTCTCGGTGGAGGCACCAAAATTCGGTTACCTGTGCAGGGGAGTTGCAAAGCTTCTTCTAAAGGCGAACAGAAGTATTCGGAGTCACAGGGACCGAGAGAACACACATCTGAAACCCATGCATCGAAAcccaaaatatctgaaacatatGTTTATAGAGCACGGTCATCAAGAGAACAAATGCCTGAGGCATACACATTAGTAGTACAACTACCAAGAGCATATGTACATGAAGCACAGGTACCTGGAACATCCACATCGGAAGCACAGGTACCTGGAACATCCACATCGGAAGCACAGGTACCTGGAACATCCACATCGGAAGCACAGGTACCTGGAACATCCACATCGGGAGCACAGGTACCTGGAACATCAACATCGGAAGCACAGGTACCTGGAACATCCACATCGGAAGCACAAGTACCTGGAACATCCACATCGGGAGCACAGGTACATGGAACATCAACATCGGAAGCACAGGTACCTGGAACATCAACATCGGAAGCACAGGTACCTGGAACATCAGTATCGGAAGCACAGGTACCTGGAACATCAGCATCGGAAGCACAGGTACCTGGAACATCAACATCGGAAGCACAGGTACCTGGAACATCAGCATCGGAAGCACAGGTACCTGGAACATCAGCATCGGAAGCACAGGTACCTGGAACATCAGCATCGGAAGCACAGGTACCTGGAACATCAGCATCGGGAGCACAGGTACCTGGAACATCAACATCGGAAGCACAGGTACCTGGAACATCAGCATCGGAAGCACAGGTACCTGGAACATCAGCATCGGAAGCACAGGTACCTGGAACAACAACATTGGAAGCACAGGTACCTGGAACAACAACATCGGGAGCACAGGTACCTGGAACATCAGCATCGGAAGCACAGGTACCTGGAACATCAGCATCGGAAGCACAGGTACCTGGAACATCAGCATCGGAAGCACAGGTACCTGGAACATCAGCATCGGAAGCACAGGTACCTGGAACAACAACATCGGAAGCACAGGTACCTGGAACATCAACATCGGAAGCACAGGTACCTGGAACATCAGCATCGGAAGCACAGGTACCTGGAACATCCACATCGGAAGCACAGGTACCTGGAACATCCACATCGGAAGCGCAGGTACCTGGAACAACAACATCGGAAGCACAGGTACCTGGAACACCCACATCGGAAGCACAGGTACCTGGAACACCCACATCGGGAGTACAGCTACCTGGAACACTCACACAGGTACCTGTAACACAAATACCAGGAGTGTATGTATTTGGAGCACCCACATGTGAAAGTGAGCTTCCTGGAGCACGGCCCTCCTAG
- the LOC138366255 gene encoding transmembrane protein 192-like: MATHHSQGSVVIGDDVHVNSAAGDEELLIIGQEHHHYPLPIIPALYTKLLILIVLPAGGFLVPVFQHSSPGTTDAFSALQYLHVVIWGFVMALTWYIKAEHKKSRILGYHDFYNMTRHLHRVTFYILSGGNVILIVLGSLVKDYCLGDSTSSCSMEISLTPVNYQQIIFIMEIFFAIPFVIKHIVDVVRFNVADSPPDTLAEDVALRFTHPDSYVGVRGPSNLEWVLERQADLLQVLRYRNSVLTQQVYMLSQQIQHA; the protein is encoded by the exons ATGGCGACCCACCACTCTCAG GGTTCTGTGGTGATTGGAGATGATGTCCATGTCAATTCTGCTGCGGGAGATGAAGAACTGCTGATTATTGGACAGGAGCATCATCACTACCCGTTGCCCATTATCCCAGCACTCTACACTAAACTGCTGATTTTG ATTGTGCTGCCAGCAGGGGGTTTCCTGGTGCCGGTGTTTCAGCATTCCAGCCCAGGGACAACGGATGCATTTTCTGCTCTTCAGTACCTCCATGTTGTCATATGGGGCTTTGTCATG GCTCTGACATGGTATATAAAGGCTGAGCACAAGAAGTCTCGTATCCTTGGCTACCACGATTTCTACAACATGACGAGGCACCTCCATAGGGTCACATTTTATATCCTTAGTGGGG GTAATGTGATTTTAATTGTTTTGGGAAGCCTGGTGAAGGATTACTGCCTCGGGGACAGCACTTCCAGCTGCAGCATGGAGATCTCCCTCACCCCTGTTAACTACCAGCAAATCATCTTTATAATGGAAATTTTCTTTGCCATTCCTTTTGTTATCAAACACATAG TGGATGTTGTCCGATTCAATGTGGCGGATTCTCCCCCAGACACCCTGGCAGAAGATGTGGCATTAAGATTCACTCATCCCGATTCCTATGTAGGGGTCAG GGGTCCAAGTAATCTTGAATGGGTTCTTGAGCGTCAAGCAGACTTGCTGCAAGTTCTTCGATACAGAAACTCTGTGTTGACTCAACAAGTTTATATGCTCTCTCAACAAATTCAGCATGCTTGA
- the LOC138366253 gene encoding small ribosomal subunit protein eS1-like: MGSGERRWGGTSYPTSTTLRVSSTAAPPAMAVGKNKGLNKSGKKGSKKKVIDPFTRKDWYDVKSPALFFNRNVGKTLVNRTQGTKIASEGLKGRVFEVSLADLQNEADAERSFRKFRLIAEEVQGKNVLCNFHGFNLTTDKLRSMVKKWQTCIEANADVKTTDGYILRVFCIGFTEKVTSQTRKTAYAQHTQVKNIRKKMVDIITRAVNSSELKEVVNKLIPDSMADDIRKACNLIYPLKEVHIRKVKVLKKPRFDLGKLLEMHGESGKSATTTGEDVGSKVDRPDNYEPPVQSKV; encoded by the exons ATGGGTTCAGGCGAGAGGAGGTGGggaggaacctcctacccgacgtCCACAACACTCCGGGTCTCCTCTACCGCCGCTCCTCCAGCCATGGCCGTCGGCAAGAACAAGGGCCTCAACAAATCGGGCAAGAAGGGGTCCAAAAAGAAGGT GATCGACCCCTTCACCCGCAAGGACTGGTACGATGTCAAGTCTCCGGCTCTGTTCTTCAACAGGAATGTGGGCAAGACCCTCGTTAACAGGACTCAGGGCACCA agatTGCTTCTGAAGGCCTGAAAGGTCGTGTGTTTGAAGTCTCCCTTGCTGATCTTCAAAATGAAGCAGATGCCGAGAGGAGTTTCCGCAAGTTCCGACTTATTGCTGAAGAAGTCCAGGGCAAGAATGTTCTTTGCAATTTCCATGGATTCAATTTGACAACTGATAAACTACGATCCATGGTCAAGAAATGGCAG ACTTGCATTGAAGCTAATGCTGATGTCAAGACAACCGACGGCTACATCCTTCGTGTTTTCTGCATTGGCTTTACTGAAAAGGTTACAAGCCAAACCAGGAAGACTGCCTATGCCCAACACACACAAGTTAAGAACATCCGCAAGAAGATGGTGGACATCATCACACGTGCTGTGAACAGTAGTGAACTGAAGGAAGTGGTCAACAAGCTTATCCCCGACTCGATGGCTGATGATATCCGAAAAGCTTGTAACCTCATTTATCCCCTCAAGGAAGTACATATTCGTAAG GTAAAGGTCCTGAAGAAGCCACGTTTTGATCTAGGGAAGCTGCTGGAGATGCATGGCGAGAGTGGAAAATCTGCCACAACCACTGGTGAGGATGTTGGTTCCAAGGTGGACCGTCCTGATAATTATGAACCTCCAGTTCAGTCCAAAGTTTAA